GCGGTGGAGAGTCTGAATCCGAAGTTTCACGTCATCACCCAGGCCGAGCAGTGGTCGAGCTTGTTGAGTGACAGCAAAGCTGGGAAAACGGCGATGCTGCTGCTGAGCTGGGGGGCGGATTACGCCGATCCGGATAATGTGATGTACACCCTGCTGGCATCGGATGGGTATTACAGCCCGCGGACGCATTTTGCGGATGCGCAGATCGATCAGTGGCTGACGCAGGCGCGAACCATGACCGATCCGCAGGCCCGTGCCGCGCTGTATCGCAAGGCAGGTGCTCGGGCGCACACGCTGGCGCCCTATCTGCTGATTCCAGCCGATCCGAACTTCATCGTCTTCAGATCGAACCTGCAGGGCATTACGTCTAGCAGCTACAATCCGATGCTCAGCGGCTTGAGTGGTACGTATTGGCGACAGCTCAGCAAGAAGTAGCGATCGCGAAGAAGATGACCGGGCATGTGCCCGGTCATCTTCTCTGTTATTGATACCTGCATAAGTTGGGGACAGGTTAGACTGAGCGATGGTACAGGTTTGGCAGCCTGCAACGCTGAGTCGTCCTCAGTTGGAAGAACGGCGGCTGTTCGCAGAACCCTCCCTTCGGGAGGGCACATTGAGTTCTACACAGCTCGCTGAGCGGTGCGGCGTCGGATCAAGCGCGGTGCGCACATGGCGTCAACGCCTGCGTGCACAAGGTTCGCTGGAGGCGACGGTGACGACAGGGCGATCCCGACGCCTCACAGATGCTGACCTGGCGGAGATCATCGGCTTGCTGCAGGCCGGGCTTGATCCAGACCAATACCCTGATCAACGCTGGACGTGTCCCCGCATCCGAGCCGTGATCGGCTTGAACTTCGATGTCTGGTATCACGTTGATCATCTGAGTCGCCTGCTCCACGCGTGGGGATTCTCGCGGCAAAAACCGGTGAAGCGGGCCGCTGAGCAGGATCAAGACGCGGTCGCCGCATGGATTGACACCAGGGTGCCCGAGCTGGAACGCACGATCGAAGCTGGAGAGACGCTGGCCTTCCTGGATGAAGTGGGCTTCAGTCTGAAGCCCACCGTGACGCGGACGTGGGCACCGTGTGGACACCCTCCAGTGCTGGAGGCCAAGACCAACTGGCAGAAGGTCTCGACGATTGGGGCGATCACGACCACCGGCCAGTTCTTGCAGCACACCCACCAGGCCGCCATCAAAGGCACGCAGGTCATCGCGTTTCTGACGCACCTCCTGCGACGCGTGAAGGGGAAGGTCACCGTTCTGCTCGACAATGCGAGCATCCACAAGACGAAGGCGCTCAGCGCCTTCGTCACAGGTGAGCCACGGCTGTCCGTGGTGTACCTGCCAGCGTACTCACCGGAGCTCAATCCC
This is a stretch of genomic DNA from Deinococcus ruber. It encodes these proteins:
- a CDS encoding IS630 family transposase, producing the protein MVQVWQPATLSRPQLEERRLFAEPSLREGTLSSTQLAERCGVGSSAVRTWRQRLRAQGSLEATVTTGRSRRLTDADLAEIIGLLQAGLDPDQYPDQRWTCPRIRAVIGLNFDVWYHVDHLSRLLHAWGFSRQKPVKRAAEQDQDAVAAWIDTRVPELERTIEAGETLAFLDEVGFSLKPTVTRTWAPCGHPPVLEAKTNWQKVSTIGAITTTGQFLQHTHQAAIKGTQVIAFLTHLLRRVKGKVTVLLDNASIHKTKALSAFVTGEPRLSVVYLPAYSPELNPIELVWAYVKQQMLANFCPKNLPTLKSRLLQAWQRVRYIQLPTRLLSGSDP